AGATGGCTTCGTTGATCATCGGCAGGAGGATGCGGTTGACGATGAATCCGGGTTGCTCGACACATTTCACGGCAGTTTTGCCGAGTCTCTCTGCGAGATCTTTCGTGAGCATCTGAGTTTCTTCGCTGGTGTCGAGCCCCGGAACAATTTCCACGAGCTTCATCAGGGCGGGCGGGTTCATGAAGTGCATGCCGACGACCTTGTCCGGTCGCGACGTCGCGGCGGCAAGCTTGGTGATGGGGATGGAGGAGGTATTGGAGGACAGCACGGCATTCGGACGCAGAGTCTTATCCAGCTCTTTGAAAATCGAAAGTTTCAGGTCCACTCTCTCCGTCGCAGCTTCGATGGCGAAGTCACAGGCTTGCAGGTCGGCAATCTGCGAGGTGGATTTCAACTTCTGCTGAGCGTCTTTCGCCTGTTGTTCGGAGATGACTTTCTTCGCCGCGAATTTGTCCAGCGACTTTCGGATGGCCGCCATCCCCTTCTCGATTTGCTTCGGGGCGACGTCGTGGAGAACGACCGAAAATCCGGCGGTCGCGCAGACCTGCGCGATGCCACTGCCCATCTGCCCTGCGCCAACCACTCCGATGGTACGAACGTCGATCAAAGTCATCTGCCTCCGGGCATGATAGTCGCGCGGTTCATTTAGAGCAAGCCAGCCATGGATGGTGCGGTACTTGCCGCAACGGGCGGAGCGTGATGCGGAGCCTTGGAATGGCAAGTGCCAGCCATGGATGGTGCGGTACTTGCCGCAACGAGAGCGGCCCATGGATGGGCGGCGTTGGGACGGCAAGTGCGATGACGGCGACCCATCGAGTGCCTCTTCGACGCTTGACTTGGGGACTCAAATCGTCAACAACTGCACGAAGCTGGAGGCCTGAGTGATGAGACGAAAACTGATGGTCATGATTCTCGTGACGGCATCGTTGGCGGCGTGCGGCGATGCCTATGAGGGAACGGATTCGAGCCCCTGCACGGTGGTTGAAGCATCATTCGGTGTGATCCAATCGGAAGTTTTCTCGAAGTCGTGCGCGTTTTCCGGATGCCACGGGCGCGGATCCAAGAATGCGGGTCTGAACCTGGATGCGAACGGTGGCGACGTTTATGAGAATCTGGTCGGGGTTGATTCAACGGAAGTGACGCTGAAACGCGTGGCTGCGGGGGATCCTGAGAACAGCTACCTCGTCAAGAAACTCGAGGGCAAGGACATTGTGGAGGGCCGTATGCCGCTCACGGGCGCCAAGCTCCCTTCGTGTAAGATCCAAGCCGTTCGGGACTGGATCGCCGCCGGCGCGCCGAAGAACTGACCGGTATCGCTTTCCCGCGGCGGGTATGGGGCGAAAAGGGGAGCCAGGCTTCCCCACCGACTTGATTGGTTCATCCCGTGTGTTAGTATCACCTCGTGTTATGTGGGGTTAGGAGCGGGCTGCGCGGTGTTCCCGGCGCACAAGTCGCCTTGGCGCGCCTTCAACCTGTGCGTTTCGGGTCGGTTCTCTTTCTGAGCTTCCTCTTTTCGGCCTGCGGGGACGGAGGTTCGCCGCCACCTGACCTCCCATCCGGAGAACCGCAAGCCGTTTCCGCTTCTTCACCCGACCCGCCTGACACGATGGCCACCTGTCCCTCCGATGCCTCGGATGGAAACAGCGTGTCGGTGGGTTTCTCCTCACCCGTTTCGGGTGCGGCTTTCTTCTGCAAGTTGGACAACAAGGCAGCCGTGCCGTGCGCCTCGCCGTTCGAAACGGGTCCGCTCGCGGTGGGCGCTCACAGCTTGACCGTGGGATCGCGGGACGGGAACGGCAACACGGATCCCACGCCGGTCACCTGCCAATGGTCCGTGGCGCGGGATGCAAACTCGGAAGGGACCAAGCCGCCGTCGGCCTCTGATCTGGGCGCTCCTTCAAGTGTGAACATCGTGCCGGGGAATGGGTCGATGACCCTGAGTTGGACGGCCGTCCCACAAGCTGTGAGCTACGAGATTCTCTACAACACCCAAACCTTTTTTGTGGGACCGGAAGGGGGGGTCGTCACCGCTTCGAAGTCGGTGGTGACGACCGCCACCCAGGTGACGATTGCGGATCTTTCAAACGGAACGAAGTATTTCTTTGCCGTTTTTGCGATCGATTCGGCCGGAAAGAAGAGCGGAGCCTCCACCGAGGTCAGCGCGACGCCCGTTGCACCGGTGGTCACGGCTCCCACCGATACGACCGCGCCGATCTTCCTGGGATTGACGTCGGCCGCCTCCCTTTCCAGCACCCAGATCAATCTCGCCTGGACGGCCGGGAGCGACAATGTGGCCGCTCCAGCGGACCTCAGTTACAAAATTTGCCAAAGCACGACTTGGGGGGCGTGTCAGACGGCGTTCGCGGCGACGTACACAACGACGGCGGGGGCCACAAGCTATTCGGTGACCGGTCTTACGGCCTCGATGCTTTATTACTTTGTCGCGCGCGCGCAGGACCCTGCGGGAAACACCGATGGCAACACGATTCAAAAGAGCGCGACGACGCAGGCCGGTGCGGATACGACACCGCCGACGTTTTCCGGGATTTCCTCGGCCACCGCGGTTTCGAGTAGCAAGATCAATCTTGCCTGGTTCGCGGCCTACGATGGCGTCACCCTGACCAGCGCCCTGGTGTATGACGTTTGCCAATCCACAACATCAGGCTCATGCGCATCGAGTTTCGCAGCCACCTATTCCAGCTCGGCCGGCGCGACGGCTTACTCCGCAACCGGCCTCACTCCGGACACCCCTTACTACTTTGTTGTCCGCGCGAAGGACACGGCGGGCAATCGCGATACGAACACCGTGCAGAAAAGTGCAGTGACGAGTGTGACGCAGGTTGCCCAAGCAGTGACCGCCCACATGGGGGGCCACTCTTGCAGCCTCCTGGCGGACGGCTCGGTGAGTTGTTGGGGAATCAATACCTACGGCCAACTTGGGGATGGTACGACCGTGAACAAACTCACCCCTGTGGCCGTGAGCGGCCTGTCCACTGCCTTGGCGGTGTCAGGGGGCGACTCACACACCTGCGCCCTTCTTTCCGACGGCACGGTGAAATGCTGGGGATACAATTTCTACGGTGGGCTTGGGGACGGGAGCACGGCCCACAGATCGACCCCGGTGGTGGTGAACAGCCTCTCGGGCGCGGTGGCCGTCGCGGGGGGTGGATCTTACACCTGTTCGCTACTGTCCGATGGCACGGTGAAGTGCTGGGGGTACAACAACTCGGGCCAGCTTGGGGACGGGACGACAGTGGGCAAATTGACGCCCGTGGCCGTGAGCAGCCTCTCGGGTGCTGTGGCCGTTGCGGGGGGCGGCACTCACACCTGTTCCCTTCTTTCCGAGGGGACGGTGAAATGCTGGGGGTACAACAACTCGGGCCAGCTGGGGGACGGGACAACAGTGTACAAATCGACGCCCGTAGCCGTGAGCAGTCTCTCGGGCGCCCTGGTCGTCGCAGAGGGCACCTCGCACACCTGTTCTCTGCTTTCCGATGGGACGGTGAAATGTTGGGGGTACAATGTCTCCGGCCAGCTGGGGGACGGGACGACGGCGGACAAGTCAACCCCGGTAGCCGCGAGCAGCCTCTCGGGCGTAGTGGCCGTTGCGGGGGGCAACAATCACACTTGTTCCCTCCTTGCGGACGGAAAAGTGAAGTGCTGGGGGCGCAATGATTTTGGCCAGCTTGGGGACGGGACGACGATGAACAAGTCAACTCCTGTGACCGCGAGCAGCCTCTCGGGCGCCGTAGCCGTCTCAGGAGGTGTCTATCACACCTGTTCCCTTCTTTCCGAGGGGACGGTGAAATGCTGGGGGGGCAACGGGTACGGTCAGCTTGGGGATGGGACGCTCGTGAGCAAATCGACCCCTGTGACCGTTCCCATAACCGGGGGAGCGCTCGGCGTGATTTCGCCCAACCTCCACGAATCCGCCGCATCCGGCGCACCGGCGCGGCCCTGGCGGGAGGGCTTGAGCGGTGGAATGGATCATTCTTGCGCGATCCTTTCGGATGGCACGGGACGATGCTGGGGGGAAACTACTGGTACCAGTTAGGCGAAGGGAACTGGGCCTACGACGACAAGTCCGTCCCCGTAGTGGTGACGAGCCTGAGCGGCGCCGTGAGCATCACGGGAGGGGTCTACCACACTTGCGCACTGATCGCGGATGGTACGGTTCGGTGCTGGGGGTATGGGTCCTCCGGCCAACTCGGGAGCGGGGGAACCTCGTCGAATGTGGCTCCGACGGCGGTCTCTTCTCTCTCCGGCTCGAGCGGAGTCTCAGCGGGCCAGATCCACACCTGCGCGCTTAAGTCCGACGGTACGGCCAAATGCTGGGGGAACAATCTGTACGGTCAACTGGGTGACGGAACGTCAACCAATAGAACAACGCCCATAAGCGTCACCTCGCTGACCGGCGTGCTGGCGATCTCGGCAGGGGGTTCTCATACGTGCGCCCTGCGCGTCGACGGAAGCGCCATGTGCTGGGGGGCCAATGACTACGGACAGGTAGGCGATTCGACGTCGGCGAACAAGAGCGTTCCCACCGCCGTAACGTCCCTCTCCGGCGGCGTCGCGGTGGTCGCGGGTGGCAGTGGGTCGTGCGCGCTCTTGGCCGACGGCACGGTGAAGTGCTGGGGACGCAACAACTATGGTCAAATCGGAGACGGTACAACGGTGGACCGTCTGTCACCCACCGCAGTCTCGGCCCTCACGAGCGCCACCGCCGTCTCCGGAGGCCAGTCCCACAACTGTGCCCTGATTTCGGATGGATCCATCAAGTGCTGGGGGTATAACGCCTACGGTCAGATCGGAGACGGCGCCTCCGTGAACCGCACGACGCCCGTTGCCGTTTCGGGGCTGAACTCCGCCGCGTCCGTAACCGCGAGGGGTTCTCATTCGTGTGCCCTGCTTTCAGACGGGACCGCAAAGTGCTGGGGCCGAAACAGCTCGGGCCAAGTTGGCGATGGAACGTCCATCCAGCGGCTGGTCCCCACTCCCGTGACAGGGTTGCCATAGCCGATGAAATCAAACAGATGAATCGTCTGGACGCGGGCGCCATCCGAGTATTGTTCTGGGTCGGCATGGCGGTGGTTTCCTGCAAGATTGACGCCTCCAGCGTGGTCAGCGAATCGTTGGTCTACGGGAAGATCACGGATGGCGATGGGAATCCCCTGGGCGGAGTGCAGGTGCAGGCTCTCCTCGGCGGACGGATTGAGAAGTCTGCCTTCTCGATGACGGTTGACGATCCTTCCTCGATCGAGGATGATACCGGCGCCTACCGGGTCTTCGGCGTGCCCGGAGGAGACGTCCAAATCCGATTCACCCGGGAAGGATTCGCGCCGAAATTCCACAGCATCACACTCGCGCAAAAGAACCTTCGATTGGATACCACTCTGGTACCGATGGATGGGCGTCTGAAAATAAACGTTCAGAGCATTATCGGTCCACAGGCCGGCGCCAAGGTCATTGTAAGCCACCCGAACTACGACCTGGCATCGCCGTCTGCTTCTCCTTCGCGGGGCATCGAGGCGCGGCGAGCGAGCCCTCGCACGCGCTCCACGGGATCGGATGGGATCGTGAGTTTCGACGAATTGCCCGCCGACGATGGCTTTGTCGTCACCGTGCCGGACGTGGACCTCGACAACGACGGCGTGGGGGACATGGAGGGGGGCAAGCAAACGGCCAACCTCATGAAATCTTCGCCCTCCGTGGCGCGCTCGCTCAACTTTTTTCTCAACAAGAAGGTGACCTACACGGGTACGCTTTCCGTTCAGGTGTACGGCGTATCGGGGCCGGTACCTGCGGCGACCGTGACCCTCGTGAACTCCGAGCACGGTCTGACCACGGAACGCAAGACGAACGAACTCGGCGTGGCCGACTTTTCGTCCCTCCCCACCACCACGGGCTACCAGATCTACGTCAGTCCTCTCGACACGGACGGCGAC
Above is a window of Nitrospirota bacterium DNA encoding:
- a CDS encoding 3-hydroxybutyryl-CoA dehydrogenase, producing MTLIDVRTIGVVGAGQMGSGIAQVCATAGFSVVLHDVAPKQIEKGMAAIRKSLDKFAAKKVISEQQAKDAQQKLKSTSQIADLQACDFAIEAATERVDLKLSIFKELDKTLRPNAVLSSNTSSIPITKLAAATSRPDKVVGMHFMNPPALMKLVEIVPGLDTSEETQMLTKDLAERLGKTAVKCVEQPGFIVNRILLPMINEAIYTLQEGLATAEDIDKAMKLGTNQPMGPLALADLIGLDVCLAILEVMHHEIGDPKFRPAPLLRKYVDAGHLGQKTGRGFYRYPK
- a CDS encoding fibronectin type III domain-containing protein, producing MLCGVRSGLRGVPGAQVALARLQPVRFGSVLFLSFLFSACGDGGSPPPDLPSGEPQAVSASSPDPPDTMATCPSDASDGNSVSVGFSSPVSGAAFFCKLDNKAAVPCASPFETGPLAVGAHSLTVGSRDGNGNTDPTPVTCQWSVARDANSEGTKPPSASDLGAPSSVNIVPGNGSMTLSWTAVPQAVSYEILYNTQTFFVGPEGGVVTASKSVVTTATQVTIADLSNGTKYFFAVFAIDSAGKKSGASTEVSATPVAPVVTAPTDTTAPIFLGLTSAASLSSTQINLAWTAGSDNVAAPADLSYKICQSTTWGACQTAFAATYTTTAGATSYSVTGLTASMLYYFVARAQDPAGNTDGNTIQKSATTQAGADTTPPTFSGISSATAVSSSKINLAWFAAYDGVTLTSALVYDVCQSTTSGSCASSFAATYSSSAGATAYSATGLTPDTPYYFVVRAKDTAGNRDTNTVQKSAVTSVTQVAQAVTAHMGGHSCSLLADGSVSCWGINTYGQLGDGTTVNKLTPVAVSGLSTALAVSGGDSHTCALLSDGTVKCWGYNFYGGLGDGSTAHRSTPVVVNSLSGAVAVAGGGSYTCSLLSDGTVKCWGYNNSGQLGDGTTVGKLTPVAVSSLSGAVAVAGGGTHTCSLLSEGTVKCWGYNNSGQLGDGTTVYKSTPVAVSSLSGALVVAEGTSHTCSLLSDGTVKCWGYNVSGQLGDGTTADKSTPVAASSLSGVVAVAGGNNHTCSLLADGKVKCWGRNDFGQLGDGTTMNKSTPVTASSLSGAVAVSGGVYHTCSLLSEGTVKCWGGNGYGQLGDGTLVSKSTPVTVPITGGALGVISPNLHESAASGAPARPWREGLSGGMDHSCAILSDGTGRCWGETTGTS